A section of the Telopea speciosissima isolate NSW1024214 ecotype Mountain lineage chromosome 3, Tspe_v1, whole genome shotgun sequence genome encodes:
- the LOC122653633 gene encoding zinc finger protein JACKDAW-like, whose amino-acid sequence MQMMSGDGFSIPTSIRGFAHQETNPNPNLPPNPAPVPVVKKKRNLPGTPDPNAEVIALSPKTLMATNRFFCEICNKGFQRDQNLQLHRRGHNLPWKLRQRTSKEVQKRVYICPEKSCVHHDPSRALGDLTGIKKHFSRKHGEKKWKCEKCSKKYAVRSDWKAHNKTCGTREYKCDCGTLFSRKDSFITHRAFCDALAEESGRLISVAAPTNLNFGPDSSINDTTASLPHGFGSRGGGGGGGGGVDVAGMHQLSQPRLSLWLDHQHHQANSNHINMNMNMNMNPIDLQANSNAFLPPNSTGLPELMQMASSSNLFGSSSSMVDFGGCMQQQWLDRSSTSASLSLSTSPRALKEESQGGNNNNNNKGHLVESLASLYSSSTTGTHSAQAQQASPAHMSATALLQKAAQMGSTRSSNASHANPNNPSFLGGFAVLSSSASSTSGNGNVNTSTTTGFNDLMNSISSSTATTTTTGGIGDGMMGGLNLRSLMMAQGVKQGGSNSNANANANEVEHSLTRDFLGVGEDAGRPYLQQELARFASMGDLSRHHHHHHNGNH is encoded by the exons ATGCAGATGATGTCTGGAGATGGGTTTTCAATTCCAACTTCCATCAGAGGTTTTGCTCATCAGGAaaccaatccaaaccctaaccttccTCCTAATCCAGCTCCTGTACCggttgtgaagaagaagaggaatcttCCAGGAACTCCAG ATCCAAACGCAGAGGTGATAGCTCTATCGCCTAAAACACTCATGGCCACAAACAGATTTTTCTGTGAAATCTGCAACAAAGGGTTTCAGAGAGACCAGAACCTCCAGCTTCATCGACGAGGGCATAACCTGCCATGGAAGCTTAGGCAAAGAACAAGCAAGGAGGTTCAAAAGAGGGTATACATCTGCCCTGAGAAAAGCTGCGTTCATCACGATCCATCAAGGGCACTGGGAGATCTTACTGGAATTAAGAAACATTTTAGCAGAAAACATGGCGAGAAGAAATGGAAGTGTGAGAAATGTTCGAAGAAATACGCTGTTCGATCCGATTGGAAAGCCCACAACAAAACTTGCGGAACTCGAGAGTATAAATGTGACTGCGGAACACTCTTTTCCAG GAAGGATAGTTTCATCACACACAGAGCCTTCTGTGATGCTCTAGCAGAAGAGAGTGGTAGACTCATTTCAGTTGCAGCACCAACCAACCTAAACTTCGGACCTGATTCTTCCATCAATGACACCACAGCTAGCCTCCCTCATGGTTTCGGCAGccgtggaggtggtggtggcggtggcggaggAGTAGATGTTGCGGGAATGCATCAATTGAGTCAGCCCAGGTTGTCGCTTTGGCTGgatcatcaacatcatcagGCCAATTCTAATCACATAAACATGAACATGAACATGAACATGAATCCTATCGATTTGCAAGCCAATTCGAATGCTTTCTTGCCACCCAATTCCACCGGTTTGCCTGAATTGATGCAAATGGCATCATCTAGCAATCTCtttgggtcttcttcttctatggtgGACTTCGGAGGTTGCATGCAGCAGCAATGGCTGGATCGGTCATCTACAAGTGCCAGTCTCTCGTTGTCTACATCTCCAAGGGCATTAAAGGAGGAAAGCCAAGGAggtaacaacaacaataacaacaaaggGCATTTGGTTGAAAGCTTAGCTTCTTTGTACTCATCTAGCACCACTGGTACTCATTCGGCTCAAGCACAGCAAGCGAGTCCAGCTCACATGTCAGCCACTGCACTGTTACAGAAGGCAGCCCAAATGGGTTCCACTAGAAGCAGCAACGCCAGCCACGCAAACCCCAACAACCCTTCGTTTCTCGGTGGCTTCGCAGTGCTCAGTTCTTCTGCTTCCTCTACTTCCGGTAATGGCAATGTCAACACAAGTACCACAACAGGCTTCAACGATCTAATGAATTCGATATCCAGcagcaccgccaccaccaccaccaccggaGGTATTGGTGATGGAATGATGGGTGGGTTGAACTTGAGATCTCTGATGATGGCTCAAGGTGTTAAACAAGGCGGTTCAAACTCAAACGCAAACGCAAACGCAAACGAAGTGGAGCATAGCCTAACGAGAGATTTCCTGGGCGTCGGAGAAGACGCCGGCCGCCCATACTTGCAGCAGGAGTTGGCGAGGTTTGCTTCCATGGGGGATTTgagccgccaccaccaccaccaccacaatgGCAACCACTGA